The window TCGGCTGGCAAAGAACGCCCGCTCGTGCAGATCCCACAGGCCGCCATCGCAGACGGCGGCGGCAAGCCGCGGCTCCTGCAACACCGCGCGCGCCACGAAGGAAGAGCCCCAGCCGTCGGCGACGATCGCGACGCGTTCGAAATCGACCTCGCTGCAGGTCTCCAGATAGTCCATGACGCACGGGATCGCGCTCTCGAGATCCCGGCGGCGCAACAGCGCGTCGAGACAATCGTCGCGCTGGTCGCCGAACAGGTCCAGCGCCAGCAGCGAGAAGCCGCGCTCGCGCGCGTGCGGCGCGAGCTTGAACAGAAACTCCTCCTTGCGGTGGCCGGGCTCGCCGATGCAGATCACGGTCGGAGCTCGCACACGTTCCGACGGCGCGTACGCGGGCAGGAAATAGCCCTGCAACGAATGTCCGTCGAGCCAGGGGATCGTCATGACCTCGCCGGCCGGATCGCGCGCGGCGAGGAAGCGGCGGGCGCAATCCTGCATCGCGAGGACCGCGACCCAGCGGCGCTCGTCCGCTTGATCGAGCGGCATTGCGGCCGCGCTGTAGTAATTCATGGCGCGGAGCCAGTTGCGCTGCGCGGTCGCCCTGTGACCTTCCGCGAACGCGGCCTCGGCACGATGCCGATTGGCCTGCGCCAGCTTCTTCCACTCGCGATGCCAGGACTGGTCTTCGCCCCGCTTCAGCTGCCGCGCGATCATCAGGCATTCGGCGATCGTGGCGCCGCCCTCCTGGGCCGCGGTCAGGAGCCTCGTGAACTCAGCGGAGATGTCCTCTCGCTCCGGGCAAAGGATCCAGTCGTCGGAGAGGCATGCGGGTATCATCGTGAGCTACGCTCTGGTCATCGCCTTACACATGTTGAGTAAACTATTTTGGTTCCCTGACCAAGCTGCCGTGCGCCGAATGAGAGCCGTTCGACATCACCATCGCTTGAACGAATGGGGCGTGTCGCATGCGTGACATTCCAATTCGTCATGAGTGGCCGAACACTGGCAGAAACGCCGGCAGCGAACTGGCAAGAGGTGGCACGCGAAATTGCCTGCGCGCCTCTTGCCATGATGCTCATCATACCTATATTCGCGCGCGCTCGGCGGCCGCCTCAGCCGAGACGCCAGCCGACCTCCTGCGTAAAACTTTCGTAGAAGGATCTTTCGTAGGCCTGCTCCGGTGTGGCGCGCACGCGCTCGTCGAGGCGCTTTGCATCCTCGCCCACGAGAATGCGCCATTGCTCCGCCTTGACCCCGTCGAGGATGATCCTGGCGGCCTGTGCCGCCGTCGTCGGCGCGTCCTCGAGGAAGCTGCGGGCGCGCTCGGCGAACGCCGCCTGGATGTCCTCGTCCGCCATCTTGTCGGCATCCGGCACGCCGGCCGCGACCATGCGCTTGCGGGTCAGCGCGACCTCGTCGGCGTTGAGCCGCTCCGAGCCGTCGGCGCTCTGCACCTTGCGCGAATTGGAGACGATCGAGGTGCCGATATGGCCGGGCATCACCACCGAGCATTTGACGTGCGGCGCGTGCAGGCGGAGGTCGTTGATCAGCGCTTCGGTAAACCCCTTCACGGCGAACTTCGCCGAGCTGTAGGCGGTGTGGGACTGGTTCATGCCGATCGAGGCCCAGAAGCCGTTGACGCTCGCGGTGTTGACGATGTGGGCCTCGTCCGCCGCGACCAGCATCGGCAGGAAGGTGCGGACGCCGAGATAGACCCCGCCCCAGCAGATGTTGAAGGTGCGCTCCCACTGCTCGCGGGTGTTGGTGAACAGGCTGCCGCCGCCACCGATGCCGGCGTTGTTGAACAGAAGATGGATCCGGTCGGTCTTCTGCTGCTCGGCGAGCTCGTCGCGGAATCGCTTGAGATGATCCTCGATCGAGACGTCGGCGACATGGGTCGTGACGCGCAAGCCCTGCGGCAGCTTCTCCACCTCGCACAGCCGCTTGGTCTCGGCCAGCGCGGCTTCCGAGACGTCGCACATCGCGACATTGCAGCCCTCGGCGACGAGCTGCCGCGCGAGCTCGCGTCCCATTCCCGTGCCGCCCCCGGTGATGACGGCGATCTTTCCTGCAAAATCCTTCATGGGACTTTCGGCCCCTCCCCTTGTCGGTATGTTTCTTCACAGCTAGCGCCGTGCGCATCGGAGCGCGCACAAAATGTAGCAGCGCCGCATCCGCAGGTAAAAGCGGATCGGCGCTGCCATGTTCACCACTAATTTCAGGGCGTGGACTATTCAGCCGCCTCGACGCGCCCGTTCAACGCGCCGAGCCCGTCCAGCGCCTTGCGGATCGCCGCCTGCTGCGCGCTTGAGGCCTCCGGCATCGGCGCGCGCGGATAAGTCCTGGGCAGGCCCTGCAGCGTCTGCGCATAGCGCGTGCAGGCCGGCAGATTATCGGCGATCACAGCGTTCCACAGCGTCAGCAGCTTCTTGTGCAGGTCGAGCGCGCGCGGATGATCACCCGCCTTCACCGCATCCCACAGCGCGACGGAGGCATGCGGCGCCGCGGTCAGGATCGCGGCGATCGAGCCATGAGCCCCCAATGTGTAGGACGGATACATCAGCGCATCGACCGCGCTGTAGATCAGCTTGTCAGGCGCCATCATCATGAGGTCGGCGAACAGCTTCAGGTCCCCCGCGCTCTGCTTGACGCCGACCACCAGCGGCACCTCGGTCATGATCCGCGTCAGCAGCGCCGGCGACAGATACGACCACGGCACCACGTTGTAGATGATGATGGGCATGCCGGTCTCATCAGCCATGGCGCGGAAATGCGCCACCATCGCCTCGTCGTCCGGCTTGAACAAATAATGCACCGGCGTGACCTGGAGCGCGGCGACATTCATGTCGCGCACCAGCTTGCCGCGGCGGATCGCATCGCGCGTGGAATCGACGATGATGCCGGCGATCACGGGAATGCGCCCCTTCACCGCCGCAACCGTCGCCTCCATCAGGTCGCGATATTCCTCGTGATCGAGCGTGTGCCCCTCGCCGGTCGAGCCGCCGGCTGCGACGCCGTGCGCGCCGGCGCCGATCATCCAATCGACCTGTGGCGCCACAAGCGTGTAGTCGATCTCGCCATCCTTCCGGAACGGCGTCGTCATCGGCGGGATCACGCCGGTCGGTCGTGCCTTCATGGTCTGCCCTCGCGTTTCCATATCCCTTGTGGCGGCCCCACTCTTTTGGCGGGTGGCCACGCCCTTCCGAGCCTACCGGCTGCACGCGGCCTGTGAAGCGCCACCGGCGCGGCGCTGCCCCCGGAATTCGACATCCCTGCGCTGATCTCCCGCCCGGTTCTCCGTATTTGCCCGGCTTCGGTTTAGGGGCAATTTTTTTACAATCCGAATCGCTAAATGGAGTCCGGACGCTGGGTCGAGTCGGCCAGGCCAGCGTGTTGTTTGCGTCACAGGCTCTGGCACTCCGCTTGCATCCTCTTCGTGGTCAGAAACTACCGATGAGGTGACTGGAATGTTCGTGACCGTCGTTGCCGTGCTCTGCCGGCTGAGTGCAGCCAGCTCAGGCAGTTGCATCGAGGAAATCGTGACCGACAGCAACATGACGCCCGAGATGTCGATGATGCAGTGTGCGATCGGCGCACAGGCCCCATTGGCGAAATGGATGGGCGAGCATCCGATCTACCACGCCAACTGGCGGCTCGATCGCTACAAATGCGTTCCGGGTCGCTACGAGATCAAGGGCCACGCGTAAGACCCCGCAAAACTACTGATACCAAGACGACGGACCAAGACTACCAACGAGGAAACGCCCCGGAGGCCGACTGGTCTTTCCGTGCGGGCACCGACAGCGCCAGACCCCATCGCGGCGGCGCCCTTTGTGACAACGATCACGCAGCCCCTAAAGCCACTTCCCGCGCGATGATTGCACGCGCTCGCCGCTTCACGCGTTTTGTCTGCATGGCAGCTACGGGGCCAGCAGCAGGACTGCCCAACTCTCGCTCTTGGCGGCATCGTCCCTCGCGCCTTAGATTGCGCCGGGGTGACCTCAATGAAGAACAAGGCCGAATGCAGAGCGATCGATGAACCGCTACCGCCCGAGTTTTTGGAGGCACTTAACCTTTGCACGAAACTGATATCTGTCCGCGCAACGGGGGACCCGGACCGCCTGACGGCGGCGAACGACAGCCTGAGGGCCGACCTTCTTGGTGACCCGCCCGTGCCAACTCTCATATCGGCCGCTGATCAGCCTGTTGTCACTTTGCTTCACTCTTTCCTTGAGCTGATGCAGGTACCAAACCATTTCAAAGCTATGGCGACAATGGTGCGCCTATATCCGTGGGGAGGAAAAATCTCCCGGTCGCAGCATATGGAGAGCTGTTACTACCTTATCGTCCACGAAACCTACATTTTAGAAGAGCGCCTGAAGGCATTCACAAAAGCTTTGATCGAATGCGCCACGTCGCAATCGTTTGAGGTGGATCTGTCATCTGCCCACAAGTATGCAATCAAGTTGCACAACGCGTTTTTCGGGGAGATGGTGGCTGCGAGAGGAATCCATGTGCATCAACGTTCTTACGTTCCCAGGGAGATAAAGCGCCTAGGGACGCTAGAATTGCTAATGCTTAATCCGTTGAATGATCCCACAATAGACGCGGCGCTTTGGCGATTTCTGCATCGATTAGCCTTTCGCGACGCCCGCAAAAAATGGATCAAGAATGCCGATGATGCATCAAAAGCTGCGCAATACGTAATTGGGCATTTACTCGTTCAAACACAGCTGGTCTGGCGAACGGTAATGCAGGAAGAATTGAATAAGTTAGAGCCGATCGGAGCGTCGACTAATCTCTAGATCCTGCAATTGACCTTACCGCAACACGATACATCGCCAGAAGCGATGGGAATTAAAAAGTGGAGACGCAACGAGGCGCGGAGAATTACGCTGACAGTCCACTCATTTGATCGAGACACAGGTGGTGGAATATTCGAGGTAGGTGGCCCCGCAAAACGTGTACCTCTAGGAAAGCCGACGTTCCCTAAGCTCCCGAATATGCCGTCCGCTTGCGACCGCCCTCTCTGCGCCCAAGTTGGTCGTATGGCGCGACTTCATGCCTGCCTCCTGAACGAGTTCTCTATGCTTCTGGCTGCAGAGATAGGCCATCACTCCGGCAATGTTCTGCTTGTCTGAACTTTGATCAGACAATCGCGCCAAGCTCTTGCGCCGCAGACAATCCTCGTGTGCGAGTTCGTCACGAAGGACAGCGTGAGCCGGTCAGTTCTCTCTGCCAGCCGGTCGCCTGCCGGCGTCGGCGACGCGGTCAGTGTGAACATGCCGAGCAGAGCAACACGACACCGGAGCTGGCACGAGATGACATTATGCTCCTGTTTTGCCCGACGCATCAAATCGCTTCGGAAAAACCTCATCCCGCCGATGACTTCGCTACTGTGCATGGGGTTGTTTTCGGCATTTTGATTTTCCAGCCACCAAGCAGCCATCCCTCCGATCGTGGCCCATGCGTCACCGGCGGCAGCTGGCTCCGCGCCGCCCCTCAATCCAGCCGACAGATGCTTTGAGAAAAAATGGTCGGAGCGAGAGGATTTGAACCTCCGACCCCTAGTCTCCCAGACTAGTGCGCTAACCGGGCTGCGCCACGCTCCGAACGTCGTTCCATTAGCTAGGATCGCCGGTTTGCGCAAGGCGAGGTCACACCATTTTGCTGCCTCCGCCGAAAGGCACCGGAACTGCCCCAACGCCGAGGAGATCCGGCGTCAGGCGTCCTTGAGCGCCTGATCCAGCATTTCGCGGCAGGCGATGAGCTCGGCGAGCACCCGTCCGAGGCGCTCGCGGTCGATGGCGCTGGGGCCGGCGGGCGCGGCGGGGGTGCCGCCCTTGCGGAAGGTGGTGAGGATTTCCTCGTCGTCGGTCTCGGAGAAGCGGAAGTCGATGCCCTCCTCCTCCTCGCCCTGGTAATCGTCATCGTCGCTGTCGCGGGCGCCGCGGACGCCGGTCTCCTCCTCGGGCTCCATCAGGCTGGCGCCGACGGCGTCCTCGATGGCGCCGAACGAGACCGCGGCCGCGCTGTCGGCAAGGCCCTGCACCGATTTGACGCCGTGTTCTTTCAGGATCCGCTGCACCCCGCGGATGGTGTAGCCCTCGCCGTAGAGCAGGCGGCGGATGCCCTTGAGCAGGTCGACGTCGTCGGGGCGGTAATAGCGACGGCCGCCGCTGCGCTTCATCGGCTTGATCTGGGAGAAACGCGTCTCCCAGAACCGCAGCACGTGCTGCGGAATGTCGAGTTCCTGCGCTACTTCGCTGATGGTTCGGAACGCATCCGGCGCCTTGTCCAAATGCCAAATCCTTATCCGGAGGGCGGATTACGCCTCGGGTTGCGCCTTGCTGGCGTCGCCATTGGTGCGGTGCTGGGCATTGATCCGCTGCTTCAGGATCGCGGACGGCTTGAATACCATGACCCGGCGCGGCGAGATCGGCACCTCGGTGCCGGTCTTCGGGTTGCGACCGATGCGCTGACCCTTCTTGCGGACCATGAAGGAGCCGAACGAGGACAGCTTCACCGTCTCGCCTTTCTCAAGGCAATCGGTGATCTCCTTCAGCACGAGTTCCACGAAGGCAGACGATTCCGTGCGCGACAGCCCCACCTTCTGGTAGACGGCCTCACACAGATCGACACGCGTTACGGTTTTACTTTGATCGGTCATCGCCCTGCCCCACATCACGGCGAACAATTGTTGTCTGAAATTATGAGCTTACGATACGGCGGTCAACAGCGCTCATCAATGCAGGCGCATCGATAATCCGCGCTGATTCGGGCAAAATTTTATCGACTGTGGCTTACCAGCGCACCAGCGCGGAGCCCCAGGTGAAGCCGCCGCCCATGGCTTCGAGCAGAACCAGGTCGCCGCGCTCGATGCGGCCGTCCTTGCGCGCCACCGACAGCGCCAGCGGGATCGAGGCCGCCGAGGTGTTGCCGTGAAGGTCCACCGTCAGCACCACCTTCTCCGGCGCGATGTGGAGCTTGTGCGCGGACGCGTCGATGATTCGCTTGTTGGCCTGGTGCGGCACGAACCAGTCGATGCTGTCGGCATTGAGCCCGGTCGCCTTGAAGGCATCGACGATCACGTCGGTGATCATGCCCACCGCGTGCTTGAAGACCTCGCGGCCCTCCATGCGCAGATGGCCGACGGTCTGGGTCGAGGACGGGCCGCCGTCGACGAACAGCTTCGCCTTGTGACGGCCGTCTGAGCGCAGATGCGTGGTCACGATCCCGCGGTCGGTTGCGGCATTGCCCGGCTGCTCCTGCGCCTCCAGCACCACCGCGCCGGCGCCGTCGCCGAACAGCACGCAGGTGCCGCGGTCGGTCCAGTCGAGGATGCGCGAGAAGGTTTCCGCCCCGATCACCAGCGCGCGCTTGAAGGCGCCGGTGCGCAGGAAATTGTCGGCGGTGGCGAGCCCGAACACGAAGCCCGAGCACACCGCCTGAAGGTCGAAGGCCGCGCCGTGGTTGATGCCGAGCCCGTGCTGGACGGCGACCGCGCTCGCGGGGAAGGTGTTGTCAGGCGTCGAGGTCGCGAGCACGATCAGGTCGATCGACTGCGCGTCCACGCCGGCGTCGGCGAGCGCAGCCTGCGCCGCCTTCAGCGCCAAGTGCGAGGTGAACTCGCCCTCGGCCGCGATATGCCGCTCGCGAATGCCGGTGCGTTGCACGATCCACTCGTCGGACGTGTCGATGCGCGCCGCCAATTGGGCGTTGGTCACCACCTGCTCCGGCAGATAAGAGCCGCAGCCCAGCACGACCGAACGAATTTGAGTCACGAAACAGCCTCCTGCGCGGCCTGCACGGAATTGAGTGCACCACCTTCGCGGTTGAGCATCTGATTGATCTTGTTGAGGAGATCGAATTTGACCATCTCATAGCCAACATCAATCGCATAGGCAAAGCCTTCGGCAGCGATTCCGCCATGGCTCTTGACCACGATCCCGTTCAATCCCAGCAACACGCCGCCGTTGGATTTGTTCGGATCCATCTTGTTGCGCAGGGCCTGGAAGGCGTTGCGCGCAAAGAGATAGCCGAGCTTTGAGAGCCAGCTCCGCTTCATCTCGTCCCGGAGCAATTCCGCCATCTGCCGTGCGGTTCCCTCCGCGGCCTTCAGCGCGATGTTGCCGCTGTAGCCTTCGGTGACGATGACGTCCGCCACGCCCTTGCCGATGCCGTCGCCTTCGACGAAGCCGAGATAGTCGAGCTCGGGCAGGTTCCTGGCGCGCAGGATTTCGCCGGCCTCGCGAATCTCTTCGTGCCCCTTGATCTCCTCGACCCCGATATTGAGCAGGCCGACCGTGGGACGCTTCTTGTTGAACAACACGCTGGCCATCGCTGCGCCCATGATGGCGAGCGACACCAGATGGTGGGTATCGCCGCCGATGCTGGCGCCAAGGTCGAGCACCACGGAATCGCCGCGCCTGGTCGGCCACATGCCGGCGATGGCCGGACGGTCGACGCCCGGCAGCGTGCGCAGGTGGAAGCGCGACATCGCCATCAGCGCGCCGGTATTCCCGGCCGAGACCGCGACATCCGCCTCGCCTTTTTTCACCGCATCGATGGCAAGCCACATCGAGGAGGTCCTGCGGCCGCGCCGCAGCGCCTGGCTCGGCTTTTCCTCGCCGCTGACCGCGACATCGGTATGGATGATCCTCGAGGCGGCCTTCAGCGCGGGGTGGCGGTCGAGCTCGGGCTCGATCTTGGCGCGGTCCCCGATCAGCAGGAATTCGATCTCGCGATGCCTATTAAGCGAGATGGCGGCGCCTGGAATGACCACGGCGGCGCCGGCGTCGCCCCCCATGGCGTCAAGCGCGATGCGAACCTTGCTTGGCATAAAAGTCCTGGAAACCTGGTCTGGTGCGGTCTTGAACGAGCGGGGCCGCAAATGGGTTCGCCACGAACATGGCGGTCGGTCAAGCGCCACGCCGCGCCCGGACCGGGGCGCGACAATAGCGTTTTGTTGTCCCGAAACAACCTCTTGCCCCCAGCCTTTTGCATTGGGGACGATCCGGGCGCAGACGGCCGAATTCGCAAGAAGTGCATCAAAATCAAACAGATAATCGAGCTTTTCAAACCACTGCCGCAAACATCTCGCCCGGTCGCAAAGCGGTCCTCTGGAGAAGGCGGCACCTATTTGTCTTTCTTCCCGTCCTGAAGTGCCTTCAGGACCGCGAAGGGGTGGTCCTCCGGATCGGGGGCGATGACCTCGGCCTCAAACACGACCCCCGGCTTGCGCGGATAGGGATCGACCGCCAGGAACAGGACATCGGTGGCAAGTCGCCCGAGGTCGATGATGCCATTGACGATCGCCTCAGGCGGATCGGCGACCTGCTCCTGATCGTCGTGCCCCTCCTCCATCAGGTCGGCGAGGCGGCGGACCTCGGCCTCGGGGGCGAATATCAGGTCCACTTCCTCGTCGATGTCGCTCTCCATCGGATCAAGCGTGACCACACAGGTCTGGCCGATCCGAGCCCGGACGTGCCCCGTGACCTGGATCCGATTGCCGCTTTTCGGCACGACATCGAAATCGGCCTGGACCGAGACAACCTCGCGCAAGCCTGCCGTCTCAGCCATGGCCTGCCGCTCGGCGGCCGAGGCCTCGAGCTTGCGATGCAGGCCGGTGTCCGGGATCTGGGCAACGATGATGGGCACCCGCCAGGGATCGGGCCCGGATGCTGGTATCGGTCGGGTCATGGCGTGACATCCTCAGGGAGCGCTGGGGGAAACTTGAAAGACGCGGCCAACACTGCGGCCTCGCCGGTCTGGGCGAGGTCGGCCTCGGCAGCCCTG of the Bradyrhizobium sp. WSM1417 genome contains:
- a CDS encoding S9 family peptidase — protein: MIPACLSDDWILCPEREDISAEFTRLLTAAQEGGATIAECLMIARQLKRGEDQSWHREWKKLAQANRHRAEAAFAEGHRATAQRNWLRAMNYYSAAAMPLDQADERRWVAVLAMQDCARRFLAARDPAGEVMTIPWLDGHSLQGYFLPAYAPSERVRAPTVICIGEPGHRKEEFLFKLAPHARERGFSLLALDLFGDQRDDCLDALLRRRDLESAIPCVMDYLETCSEVDFERVAIVADGWGSSFVARAVLQEPRLAAAVCDGGLWDLHERAFFASRFAMSDVSIVPVPHAPLMASSADCPVLITLGEDGWLKADRARQIVQTSRLGRSDVMLKVFTAAETGAAQGHADNPSLANEYIFDWLESRLGAAGRI
- a CDS encoding SDR family oxidoreductase, translated to MKDFAGKIAVITGGGTGMGRELARQLVAEGCNVAMCDVSEAALAETKRLCEVEKLPQGLRVTTHVADVSIEDHLKRFRDELAEQQKTDRIHLLFNNAGIGGGGSLFTNTREQWERTFNICWGGVYLGVRTFLPMLVAADEAHIVNTASVNGFWASIGMNQSHTAYSSAKFAVKGFTEALINDLRLHAPHVKCSVVMPGHIGTSIVSNSRKVQSADGSERLNADEVALTRKRMVAAGVPDADKMADEDIQAAFAERARSFLEDAPTTAAQAARIILDGVKAEQWRILVGEDAKRLDERVRATPEQAYERSFYESFTQEVGWRLG
- a CDS encoding dihydrodipicolinate synthase family protein, translated to MKARPTGVIPPMTTPFRKDGEIDYTLVAPQVDWMIGAGAHGVAAGGSTGEGHTLDHEEYRDLMEATVAAVKGRIPVIAGIIVDSTRDAIRRGKLVRDMNVAALQVTPVHYLFKPDDEAMVAHFRAMADETGMPIIIYNVVPWSYLSPALLTRIMTEVPLVVGVKQSAGDLKLFADLMMMAPDKLIYSAVDALMYPSYTLGAHGSIAAILTAAPHASVALWDAVKAGDHPRALDLHKKLLTLWNAVIADNLPACTRYAQTLQGLPRTYPRAPMPEASSAQQAAIRKALDGLGALNGRVEAAE
- a CDS encoding MerR family transcriptional regulator, with translation MDKAPDAFRTISEVAQELDIPQHVLRFWETRFSQIKPMKRSGGRRYYRPDDVDLLKGIRRLLYGEGYTIRGVQRILKEHGVKSVQGLADSAAAVSFGAIEDAVGASLMEPEEETGVRGARDSDDDDYQGEEEEGIDFRFSETDDEEILTTFRKGGTPAAPAGPSAIDRERLGRVLAELIACREMLDQALKDA
- a CDS encoding integration host factor subunit alpha; translation: MTDQSKTVTRVDLCEAVYQKVGLSRTESSAFVELVLKEITDCLEKGETVKLSSFGSFMVRKKGQRIGRNPKTGTEVPISPRRVMVFKPSAILKQRINAQHRTNGDASKAQPEA
- a CDS encoding beta-ketoacyl-ACP synthase III, whose protein sequence is MTQIRSVVLGCGSYLPEQVVTNAQLAARIDTSDEWIVQRTGIRERHIAAEGEFTSHLALKAAQAALADAGVDAQSIDLIVLATSTPDNTFPASAVAVQHGLGINHGAAFDLQAVCSGFVFGLATADNFLRTGAFKRALVIGAETFSRILDWTDRGTCVLFGDGAGAVVLEAQEQPGNAATDRGIVTTHLRSDGRHKAKLFVDGGPSSTQTVGHLRMEGREVFKHAVGMITDVIVDAFKATGLNADSIDWFVPHQANKRIIDASAHKLHIAPEKVVLTVDLHGNTSAASIPLALSVARKDGRIERGDLVLLEAMGGGFTWGSALVRW
- the plsX gene encoding phosphate acyltransferase PlsX, encoding MPSKVRIALDAMGGDAGAAVVIPGAAISLNRHREIEFLLIGDRAKIEPELDRHPALKAASRIIHTDVAVSGEEKPSQALRRGRRTSSMWLAIDAVKKGEADVAVSAGNTGALMAMSRFHLRTLPGVDRPAIAGMWPTRRGDSVVLDLGASIGGDTHHLVSLAIMGAAMASVLFNKKRPTVGLLNIGVEEIKGHEEIREAGEILRARNLPELDYLGFVEGDGIGKGVADVIVTEGYSGNIALKAAEGTARQMAELLRDEMKRSWLSKLGYLFARNAFQALRNKMDPNKSNGGVLLGLNGIVVKSHGGIAAEGFAYAIDVGYEMVKFDLLNKINQMLNREGGALNSVQAAQEAVS
- a CDS encoding DUF177 domain-containing protein, producing the protein MTRPIPASGPDPWRVPIIVAQIPDTGLHRKLEASAAERQAMAETAGLREVVSVQADFDVVPKSGNRIQVTGHVRARIGQTCVVTLDPMESDIDEEVDLIFAPEAEVRRLADLMEEGHDDQEQVADPPEAIVNGIIDLGRLATDVLFLAVDPYPRKPGVVFEAEVIAPDPEDHPFAVLKALQDGKKDK